The following proteins are encoded in a genomic region of Capsicum annuum cultivar UCD-10X-F1 unplaced genomic scaffold, UCD10Xv1.1 ctg57919, whole genome shotgun sequence:
- the LOC124893347 gene encoding rhomboid-like protein 14, mitochondrial, whose product MERGRGRWVSSVSRGMLPLLGLHTVIEYSRLERKPPVTAALLAANTIIYLRPTFLHPILPTINQVLFNPHLILKYKDLRRFFLSAFYHLNEPHLFYNMLSLLWKGIQLETSMGSAEFSLTVATLVAMSQGVTILLAKSILLLFDYERPYYQEYSVGFSGVLFAMKVILNAQSDEYTYVQGLLVPTRYAAWAELILIQMFVPGVSFLGHLGGILAGLLFLRLKALYSGANPLRTIVRGLSHALNWPLRFVKFLLGSQPRIGGRGSVGGRETRDTSQVWRCQTCTFDNSGWLSVCEMCGTGRTDDGASSSSLSSTDEVQDLSLDELRRRRIQRFGR is encoded by the coding sequence GAGAGAAAACCACCGGTTACAGCAGCGCTTCTTGCTGCTAATACAATTATATACTTGAGGCCCACTTTTCTTCATCCTATACTTCCTACCATCAATCAAGTCTTGTTTAATCCCCATCTCATCCTTAAGTACAAGGACCTGAGGCGATTCTTCCTATCAGCATTCTACCATTTGAATGAACCTCACCTATTCTACAATATGCTATCACTTCTGTGGAAGGGGATTCAGTTGGAGACATCAATGGGAAGCGCAGAATTTTCATTGACAGTTGCAACCTTAGTTGCTATGTCCCAGGGTGTCACAATATTGCTTGCGAAATCAATCCTGCTGTTGTTTGACTATGAGAGACCCTACTATCAGGAATATTCTGTGGGGTTTTCTGGTGTCCTCTTTGCTATGAAAGTTATTCTCAATGCACAATCAGATGAGTATACATATGTGCAAGGGCTGTTGGTACCGACTCGTTACGCTGCCTGGGCAGAACTTATTCTCATACAAATGTTTGTCCCTGGTGTCTCATTTCTTGGCCATCTTGGCGGTATACTTGCTGGCCTTCTATTTTTGCGTTTAAAAGCATTGTATTCAGGTGCAAATCCACTGAGGACTATCGTCAGAGGTCTTAGCCATGCATTGAACTGGCCTTTAAGGTTTGTCAAGTTCTTACTTGGGAGCCAACCAAGAATTGGTGGTAGAGGAAGTGTTGGTGGGAGAGAGACAAGAGATACATCTCAAGTGTGGAGATGCCAAACATGTACATTTGATAATTCAGGCTGGTTAAGTGTTTGTGAGATGTGTGGCACAGGTCGCACTGATGATGGAGCGTCATCGTCATCTCTTAGTTCAACAGATGAGGTTCAAGATCTATCCTTGGATGAGTTGAGGCGTCGGAGAATTCAAAGATTTGGTAGATGA